In Persephonella sp. IF05-L8, the following are encoded in one genomic region:
- the dnaG gene encoding DNA primase produces the protein MAISQETVEEVLRVANVYDVISEYIPLEKAGSSYKALCPFHTEKTPSFMVSPQKNIFKCFGCGKSGSAITFLMEYEGISFGEAVIKLAEKYNIPVKFTKEDKSFQEKNKLFQITQKIVEFYQEQLKKSSEAKNYLKKRGLLPSTIEAFEIGFSPFESNALKQFIQKENISIEELQRIGLITIKENGDFSDKFAGRIIFPIKDHRGRTVAFGGRAISDNKSPKYINSPETEIYSKSKVLYGLYQAKDALREKKEAIIVEGYLDLISLYQVGIKNVVATLGTAMTPEHGKLLSKFVNRAILMFDADTAGKKAAIRAAKVLLPYRIEVYYCPIEKGKDPDELAKEGSQAVINQLRKSQDFLLFLLDRLQTQKDLKKRKEIIDLYLDILSYIPDKHIQGIYLKELSAVAGIPVELLEVKERELNIKEEEINSFQDLPLNEKLILKGLLLFRDDILREFNQFDKINGSAYFMYLINEFINGGELEELEEIKNFDIPVSPKDTIEALNLLHKNWLKQQAEIDATFLSNLDDAVLQKILETKKSLYTGGRKQK, from the coding sequence ATGGCAATAAGCCAGGAAACTGTTGAAGAAGTTCTTAGAGTAGCCAATGTATATGATGTGATATCAGAATATATACCACTTGAAAAAGCAGGTTCATCTTATAAAGCATTATGTCCTTTTCATACAGAAAAAACACCATCCTTTATGGTTTCACCCCAGAAAAATATATTTAAATGCTTTGGTTGTGGAAAAAGTGGTTCAGCAATAACATTTTTAATGGAGTATGAGGGAATATCCTTCGGTGAAGCAGTTATAAAACTGGCAGAAAAGTATAATATTCCTGTTAAGTTTACAAAAGAGGACAAATCATTTCAGGAAAAAAATAAACTTTTTCAGATAACACAGAAAATAGTAGAGTTTTATCAAGAACAGCTTAAAAAAAGTTCAGAAGCTAAAAACTATCTAAAAAAAAGAGGCCTTTTACCTTCCACAATAGAAGCCTTTGAAATAGGTTTTTCTCCGTTTGAAAGCAATGCATTAAAGCAGTTTATACAGAAGGAAAATATATCTATTGAGGAGCTTCAGAGAATAGGGCTAATTACTATAAAAGAAAATGGGGATTTTAGTGATAAATTTGCAGGAAGGATAATTTTCCCGATAAAAGACCATAGAGGAAGAACTGTAGCTTTCGGTGGCAGGGCAATATCAGATAATAAATCCCCAAAATACATAAACTCCCCTGAAACAGAAATCTATTCAAAAAGCAAAGTTTTATACGGTCTTTATCAGGCAAAAGATGCTCTAAGGGAGAAAAAAGAGGCAATTATTGTTGAGGGTTATTTAGACCTGATTTCACTGTATCAGGTGGGAATTAAAAATGTTGTTGCCACACTTGGAACAGCAATGACACCGGAACATGGGAAACTGTTGTCTAAGTTTGTAAACAGGGCGATACTAATGTTTGATGCTGATACTGCAGGAAAAAAAGCTGCCATAAGGGCTGCAAAGGTATTACTTCCATACAGAATAGAGGTTTATTACTGCCCTATAGAAAAAGGAAAAGACCCTGATGAACTGGCAAAAGAAGGAAGTCAGGCGGTAATAAATCAACTCCGAAAATCTCAGGATTTTCTGTTATTTTTACTTGACAGGCTTCAGACACAAAAAGATTTGAAAAAAAGAAAAGAAATCATAGATTTATATCTGGATATTTTATCCTATATACCAGATAAACATATTCAGGGAATATATCTAAAGGAGCTTTCTGCAGTAGCAGGTATTCCTGTGGAACTACTTGAAGTTAAAGAAAGGGAACTTAATATTAAAGAGGAAGAAATTAATAGCTTTCAGGATTTACCTTTAAATGAAAAGTTGATACTAAAAGGTTTATTGCTATTCCGAGATGATATATTGAGAGAGTTCAATCAGTTTGATAAAATAAATGGTTCTGCATACTTTATGTATCTTATTAATGAATTTATAAATGGTGGAGAATTAGAGGAGTTGGAAGAAATTAAAAATTTTGACATACCTGTTTCACCAAAAGATACTATAGAGGCTTTAAATCTCCTCCACAAAAACTGGCTTAAACAACAGGCAGAAATTGATGCCACATTTCTTTCAAATCTTGATGATGCAGTTCTTCA
- the dnaA gene encoding chromosomal replication initiator protein DnaA, giving the protein MDVWGSILSSMSKQVDRSTLSLLKGVEKAEYKNGHLYISTPDIVYKEWLESNFLTQIKEYAIDLLGENLEVHVISEDEEEIEKEVEIVKQERKTPYRLTNLNPKFTFSNLIIGNCNKIAYQACIAVAENLGSLYNPLFIYGGVGLGKTHLLHATAHQVLSKNPKANIIYTTADTFMSELIYYLRNGSILEFRKRYKDVDLLLIDDVQFLQGKERTQIELYHIFNALHLIGKQVILSSDTPPKNLKGLQERLRSRFASGLVVEVKAPDLQTKLSILRKKSKEMGIYLPSDVSLLIAKTINSNVRELEGSLNKLKAYSDLMGRTITLDMAREVLKDLFEIKEMEVSLSIQKIQQEVANYFGVNINEILGNSRKKKVAMARQIAMYLSRYLTDKSLNEISKAFKKKDHTTVINAIDKVEKTMEKDRKFKLTVEFLRDKILTS; this is encoded by the coding sequence TTGGACGTCTGGGGTAGCATTCTTTCTTCTATGTCTAAGCAGGTTGACCGTTCCACCCTCAGTCTGCTTAAAGGTGTAGAGAAAGCAGAATATAAAAACGGACATTTATATATCTCAACCCCAGATATTGTTTATAAAGAATGGCTTGAGAGTAATTTCCTGACCCAGATTAAAGAGTATGCAATAGACCTTCTGGGAGAAAATCTGGAAGTTCATGTGATATCAGAAGATGAAGAAGAAATAGAAAAAGAAGTTGAAATAGTAAAACAGGAAAGAAAAACTCCCTACCGACTGACAAATCTCAATCCTAAATTCACATTCTCAAATCTAATTATAGGAAACTGCAATAAAATTGCATATCAGGCCTGCATTGCTGTAGCAGAAAATCTTGGAAGTCTTTATAATCCTTTATTTATATACGGTGGTGTAGGACTTGGTAAAACTCACCTTTTACACGCAACAGCCCATCAGGTTTTATCAAAAAATCCAAAAGCAAATATCATTTATACAACAGCAGACACATTTATGTCTGAACTTATCTATTACCTTAGAAACGGTTCAATCCTTGAGTTTAGAAAAAGATACAAAGATGTTGACCTTCTGTTGATTGATGATGTTCAGTTTTTACAGGGAAAAGAAAGGACACAGATAGAGTTATACCATATATTTAATGCCCTTCATCTTATAGGAAAACAGGTTATTTTATCCTCTGATACTCCACCTAAAAATCTAAAAGGATTACAGGAAAGGCTAAGAAGCAGATTTGCCAGCGGTCTGGTCGTTGAGGTAAAAGCCCCTGACCTGCAAACAAAGCTATCTATCCTGAGAAAAAAATCTAAGGAAATGGGAATTTATTTACCTTCGGATGTATCTCTGTTGATAGCAAAAACAATAAATTCAAATGTTAGGGAGCTGGAAGGTTCACTGAACAAACTGAAAGCCTATAGCGACCTGATGGGAAGGACAATAACACTGGATATGGCAAGGGAAGTTCTAAAAGACTTATTTGAGATAAAAGAGATGGAAGTTTCCCTTTCAATTCAGAAAATACAGCAGGAAGTTGCCAATTACTTTGGGGTAAATATAAACGAGATTTTAGGCAATTCCCGTAAAAAGAAGGTTGCAATGGCACGTCAGATAGCAATGTATCTGTCAAGATATCTTACAGATAAGTCGCTAAACGAAATTTCCAAAGCCTTCAAGAAAAAAGACCACACCACAGTAATAAACGCGATTGATAAAGTTGAGAAAACAATGGAAAAAGATAGAAAATTTAAATTAACAGTTGAGTTTTTAAGGGATAAAATTCTTACGTCATAG
- the lgt gene encoding prolipoprotein diacylglyceryl transferase, protein MFPDLIKIGDFTIHTYGVMVAIGLIVSYFTAIHFGKKEGIEAKKIENLFIYTVLGGIVGARIAYIIEHHDQFHSFMDYIAVWKGGIDWFGGFIGGAIVLLFLLKKYNVPILKIADVAGISIIIGHAFGRIGCTCAGCCYGKPVPENSPFKDFAITFPHHPDSSAPAGIPLYPTQPAEAIGNFIIFGLLFFAYRKKIFDGEIFGLYLILYGFERFLLEFWRGVTPPLPIGLTWNQVVALGMVTVGIIILGYGFLKRKNEAV, encoded by the coding sequence ATGTTTCCTGATTTAATAAAAATAGGCGATTTCACAATTCATACCTATGGTGTAATGGTTGCCATAGGTCTTATAGTTTCTTATTTCACAGCCATTCATTTTGGCAAAAAAGAAGGAATTGAAGCCAAAAAAATAGAAAATCTCTTTATATACACTGTATTAGGTGGAATAGTTGGTGCAAGAATTGCATATATCATTGAACACCATGACCAGTTTCACTCCTTTATGGATTACATTGCTGTCTGGAAAGGTGGGATAGATTGGTTTGGTGGTTTTATAGGTGGTGCAATTGTTCTTTTATTTTTACTAAAAAAATATAATGTTCCTATCCTAAAAATAGCTGATGTTGCTGGAATATCCATCATAATCGGTCATGCCTTTGGCAGAATAGGTTGCACATGTGCAGGATGCTGTTATGGAAAGCCAGTTCCAGAAAACTCTCCATTCAAAGACTTTGCTATTACATTTCCACATCATCCTGATAGTTCTGCTCCTGCAGGAATACCTCTATATCCTACCCAACCGGCTGAGGCTATCGGGAATTTTATTATTTTTGGTCTCTTATTTTTTGCTTATAGGAAAAAAATATTTGATGGGGAAATTTTCGGACTTTATCTAATTTTATATGGATTTGAAAGATTTTTACTGGAATTCTGGAGAGGCGTTACTCCACCACTGCCTATTGGTTTAACATGGAACCAGGTTGTTGCTCTTGGTATGGTAACTGTAGGAATAATAATCCTTGGTTATGGTTTTTTAAAAAGAAAAAATGAAGCTGTATAA
- a CDS encoding folylpolyglutamate synthase/dihydrofolate synthase family protein, whose amino-acid sequence MKLYKLFNKKVFNIEPGLERIKAALEEIGNPHQDYPSILISGTNGKGSTAAFLESILRHHSLKTGMFTSPHLVEENERWQINRHNISDDRLEKYIRQLNPVIEKHNLTYFEASTLLAFKYFSDEKIDIAVLEVGLGGRWDATNVVYPEVSVITNVSLDHTHLLGDTISKIASEKLGIARKDRPLIIGTEQLDLITQAIMKGIREIYHYPMGYTFKDKGNSIDYMFQDIVIKDIKPSLLGKRQFFNLSAAITAFILFARRNSIKIDTDLIREAAENTYLPGRMQIISENPVIILDGAHNEEAIVETFREVSQLFPDKKIITIYSGMKDKEWKKILNLIRYKSAETIVTKIPVSRSITQKEIKDIEGVRFYPEIDKAIEKVRNTADKNSIILITGSLYLVGEVLKKFK is encoded by the coding sequence ATGAAGCTGTATAAATTATTCAATAAAAAAGTTTTTAATATAGAGCCAGGGCTGGAAAGAATAAAGGCAGCCCTTGAAGAAATTGGAAATCCCCATCAGGACTATCCGTCTATCTTAATCTCAGGAACAAACGGAAAAGGTTCAACAGCAGCATTTTTGGAAAGTATATTAAGACATCACAGCTTAAAAACAGGAATGTTTACCTCTCCACATCTTGTTGAAGAAAATGAAAGATGGCAGATAAATCGGCATAATATATCGGATGATAGGCTTGAGAAGTATATAAGACAGCTAAATCCTGTTATTGAAAAACACAATCTTACATATTTTGAGGCGTCCACATTACTGGCCTTCAAATATTTTTCAGATGAAAAAATTGATATTGCTGTTCTGGAAGTTGGTCTGGGAGGTAGATGGGATGCAACCAATGTGGTATATCCAGAAGTATCTGTTATAACAAATGTATCTTTAGACCACACACATCTACTTGGGGATACCATATCAAAAATAGCTTCAGAGAAGCTTGGAATTGCCCGTAAAGACAGACCCCTTATAATAGGCACTGAGCAGCTGGATTTAATTACTCAGGCTATTATGAAGGGAATTAGAGAAATCTATCACTACCCTATGGGATATACATTTAAGGACAAAGGAAATAGCATTGATTATATGTTTCAGGATATTGTCATTAAGGATATTAAGCCTTCACTCCTTGGAAAAAGGCAATTTTTTAATCTTTCTGCTGCTATAACTGCATTTATACTTTTTGCCAGAAGAAATAGTATAAAGATTGATACTGATTTAATTAGGGAAGCTGCAGAAAATACATATCTACCTGGCAGAATGCAAATTATATCAGAAAATCCAGTAATAATTCTTGATGGTGCCCATAATGAAGAAGCTATTGTGGAAACATTTAGGGAAGTTTCTCAGTTGTTCCCAGATAAAAAAATTATTACTATTTACAGCGGAATGAAAGATAAAGAATGGAAAAAAATCCTGAATTTAATCAGATATAAATCTGCTGAAACTATTGTTACCAAAATTCCAGTATCACGGAGTATAACCCAAAAAGAAATCAAGGACATAGAAGGGGTTCGGTTTTATCCTGAAATAGACAAAGCCATAGAAAAAGTTAGAAATACTGCAGACAAGAACTCTATAATCCTTATCACAGGCTCTCTTTACCTTGTAGGGGAAGTGTTAAAGAAATTTAAATAA